In Brachypodium distachyon strain Bd21 chromosome 5, Brachypodium_distachyon_v3.0, whole genome shotgun sequence, the genomic window CTGTATATTAAATATGAATGGCATAGCCCCTGCGCAAGTTATAAATACTAAAGACAAAATGACACCTCTCTTTCACGAACAATACACTAGTAGTTCTTTTTCTAAATAGATGTTCAAACCTAAAATCGTTGACTGGTATGAATCCCAGGAAGACTTACAGTTTAGATTGGAGATATTACAGTTTTTTCTTactgaataaaaaaaaagtagtaaCCTGTTACTTTTTTTGTGCCGACTGCCATTTGATTTTATATCAAACTTGAGGCTGCGTGCATCGATGAGGCATTACAGTCTTCTATTAACTAAAATAAATAAGGGAATTTCTGATAACTAAAAACTAATTGAGTGTTTTCTAACTTTAGGAGTGCTTAAATTTCCAGACATATGATATTTCTATTATAAGGTAAGACGAGGTGGATGGAGGTCTATAATTGCTTAGAGTTTGACTAATCTATAGCAAATAAAATAGTCGAGTTACTTCTAGTCACTAGACAGTCccaataaataaaaataaacttcGGTGATGTAGTTGAAATGTTGAATTACACATTTTTGCCAAGAGATCTAATCTTTTGGATGTTTTACAGGGAGGAATGTTGTGCTGGATGAGTATGGCAGTCCCAAAGTGGTGAATGACGGTGTTACTATCGCTCGTGCTATTGAGTTAGCTAATCCAATGGAAAATGCTGGTGCAGCATTGATTCGTGAGGTAACTTACTTTTTATTAACAATGTGTTATATCTGTATGCTATTCCAGAAATTGGAATTCGTAAGGCATGTATGCCACTTATTCATGCTCTGTTCATGCTTGAAGGTTGCTAGCAAGACCAATGATTCTGCTGGTGATGGGACTACAACTGCTTGTGTCCTTGCTAGAGAAATCATCAAGCTGGGCATTTTGAGTGTAACTTCTGGTGCGAACCCTGTATCACTTAAGAAAGGAATAGACAAAACTGTGCAGGGTCTAATTGCAGAGCTTGAAAACAAAGCTAGGCCAGTCAAGGGCAGTGGTGATATCAAAGGTTATTGTTTTTCCTGTCATGTTCTAACATGCATTTCGTATTTATCTCGCCCGGTGTTGGGATACCAAGGTCATTAGGAgtgctaaaaaaatattggGGTTAAAAGAAAATGAGAATTGAGAAGATAAGatctcttaaaaaaaagaattgagAAGATAATGAGTGCCGACTTTGGAGTTAGTTCTGCAGTACAGCTATTGCCTCTATCTGAGGATTTAGAACATAATAGATGCCTAATATTTGGAGTTTATTCTTTATTACAGCCGTTGCCTCTATCTCTGCCGGCAATGATGAACTTATTGGATCCATGATTGCTGATGCTATTGACAAAGTGGGTCCAGATGGTGTCCTTTCAATTGAGTCGTCTTCATCTTTTGAGACTACTGTTGATGTTGAAGAAGGAATGGAGGTTTGCTAGAAATTCAGCCTATACTCTTGTCACCTTGATATTGATTGGAAGCTTTTTTTTAACTATAATATGCCTATGCCAATACATAAATGTCGTCACGACGTCTCTTCCTCAAGCGTTCTTAAATTACGATGCAGATTGACCGTGGCTACATTTCCCCTCAATTTGTGACAAACCTTGAGAAATCAGTGGTGGAGTTCGAGAATGCTAGAGTTCTTATAACTGATCAAAAGATCACAAGCATAAAGGAAATTATTCCACTTCTGGAGCAAACTACACAATTGAGATGTCCTCTGTTTATTATAGCTGAGGACATTACTGGTGAAGCTTTGGCAACTCTTGTTGTTAATAAGCTCCGAGGAATTATCAACGTTGCGGCAATCAAAGCCCCAAGTTTTGGTGAGCGGCGGAAGGCTGTCCTTCAGGATATTGCCATCGTGACAGGTTCGTCCCGCAACCAACATTGGCAATCATTTGACTTTGGTTTTGTTACAGGTTGCAGTTCTGTGCTGTGTAAGCATGCACTAAGAATGACTCGAGTTTTATTAGTTACTTGATCTTTGCGTGATATTTTAGCATTGAATATAGCCTTTTCTCTATCACTGGAGCAGTGCCAGTACAAACGGAATAATTGAAGTgtatcatttttatttttccatttAACTTGTCCTAGTGCATGGCCATTTTTCTATTTCCCCCTTTTTGCGTTCCATTGACCAAAATATGCTGGAAGGAAACACAATGATGGACTTTTTACATTTCAAATGCCATCACCATTGTATTACCTTTTCACTTGTATGGATGAGATTGAGATTGAGGAACTCATATCATTCCACATGCATCATGGACCGTACTCCTCTCTGACCATCTGATCGAAGCATTTTGAGGTTGCTTTGTGGTGTTCTGTATTTGTCATTTATGTGAACCCAGAACTAGATTCAGGATCTCAGTATCAATTATCATACTTACGTGTTCAGTCTTGTTAGTCCCATTGGTGTATCTACTATCATGTGTATTTGGTGATTAAGTATCTGGATTACTAGCTGTTTGTTTAGCAGTCCCGTAGGTTAGCTGAACCACTAAATTATCAGTGGTTCTGGAACGACCTGCCTGCAAGCAACGTCTTCCATTAGTTGGTACATATAAATAAGACCTGACGGTATGCAGAAGCATTGCCCTGGTGGATGGTCCAGGCATTGAAAATTCCACTGGCTATATTATGTTTCTTCTTGATCATTAACCATTGACTGTTTATAGAATACCCATTTTATTATCTCGTTATTGTTTTCCAATTTCTCAAAATTGCAACTGATCCTACAACTACTTGCAGGTGCTGAATTCCTAGCGAAAGATCTTGGTCTGTTGGTTGAGAATGCAACAGTAGATCAACTTGGTACAGCAAGGAAAATTACAATTCATCAGACTACAACAACCCTCATAGCAGATGCAGCTAGTAAAGATGAGATCCAGGCGAGGGTTGCACAGCTAAAGAAGGAGCTTTCTGAAACTGATTCTATCTATGATTCTGAGAAATTGGCAGAGAGAATCGCAAAGCTTTCTGGTGGTGTGGCCGTGATCAAGGTTGGAGCTGCAACCGAGACAGAGCTCGAGGACCGCCAGCTACGAATTGAGGATGCAAAGAATGCCACTTTTGCCGCGATTGAGGAGGGCATTGTTCCTGGCGGTGGTGCAGCGTACGTGCACCTGTCTACTTTTGTCCCGGCGATCAAAGAAACAATCGAAGACCATGATGAGCGCCTTGGTGCTGACATCATTCAGAAGGTAACTTCCTTAGCCACATGGATCATCATTCGTAGCTATCAGATGGTATGGACTAATTTTACCAGAAAACTAATTTAGTAATTGTAACTGCAACACATGTTTATCTGCACTGGTAGAGATTTGACTCAATAAATTCACAGCGCTTAGTGCTTGACACTTGCCAGGACTATCCTATGGTTCAGTagaattttttgtttgaaaagAAGGGAAACCCTCTTACCTCTGTATCGATTGGTGCACACAGCCGCTCCCGCTTGTTCAGCAGGATAACAACACGGTACTGTTACTTACAATATCTTGTTGATTCTGCAGGCACTGATAGCACCTGCGTCGCTAATCGCGAACAATGCCGGAGTTGAAGGTGAAGTGgtggtggagaagatcaaggatAGCGAGTGGGAAATGGGTTACAATGCGATGACCGACACGTACGAGAACCTGATCGAGGCCGGTGTCATCGACCCAGCCAAGGTGACAAGATGCGCTCTGCAGAACGCCGCCTCGGTGGCCGGGATGGTCCTCACCACGCAAGCGATCGTTGTCGAGAAGCCGAAGCCCAAGGCAAAGGTGGCCGAGCCAGCGGAGGGACAACTCGCCGTCTAAGCGGTAACACTCCTCAGGTCTCTGTTTAGATGTGGTTTTGTTCAGATCACGTGGTAGGATTTTTGGTTGGGATCAAGTGAAAGGTCCAGAGTAGGGCTACCATTTTTGTGAAATCGACGGCAACCTTGCCTGATCTGATCTGAACCCGGAAAGTAATTTGTACCATCAGTTTTGAAATAAATCTGTGGTGATACTCTAGCGTCCCTGCATCATAGTGCTCTCTAAGAGCATGTCTAGCAGATACCGATCTCCCGCAACCTGAACTTGTGTGATTCAGTAAACCGAAGAACGGAAATTCAGTTCCGCCCAGCTCTCCGCAGACCAGATACCGAATACGAAAACCGAACTTATGAATTTAAATAAGCCTCATATATATAGGTGAGTTATTGTGGAATGGACGTTCGCGCAACACAGAGAACTACAACACAAAAATAAAGCAACCCACAATATAGCGTGAATTCATATGAAACCGATCAACCGAGTTTTCCACCTAGTATAGAACTACTCGCAAGGCACACTGGAACAATCATGATCACTTACATCTTACATGAGCAAATGATACGATAACACGATCTAGTCTCACAAATAAATCgccattatttttatttttgcaggtAAATAAATCGTCATTTATAACAGGAATATGTAAATTGTCACTGCAAACCCTAACACGATCTGGTCTCTCACGATCAAATCAGAAACTATAACACGATAAAGATAAACAAATATGTAAATCGTCGTGGCGTACCTGCCAGGATAGGTGCTGTGTTGGGAAGTGCGCTGTGTAAGGCATGGGTTGCAGCAAAAATCAGGCCGTACGTTCGGTTTTCGGTTTGGTTTGGGAGGTTAGGATTATACGGCTTTTCGGTTTATTTGGTTTGCATACTTCGGTTAGTTGGTTTCATATAAAATACGGTTCGGTTTCGGTGATAACCATTtagttttggttttgtttcaCTTTTAATCATTtagttttggttttgtttcgGTTATAATCAAGTTAATCAAAGTTGACGCAGAGTTTTTCAGaaacaaataaatttttgATGCAGTTAGTATGCTTGTAGGGAAGGATACACCAGTAACAAAATGCTAGCAACCAATCTCTTGAGTACGTACGTGCTACTGCTCAATCGAAGCAATCAAGGTGTGGCTCCCGTGCGTGGCTGTGCACGCGATCTcgcaaaatgaaaagaaaatactccGTCCGTCTCGTATTAAGtaattttctattacatgtatctagactgtttttaagcatagatacatccatatttagacaaatttgagtcagttaatatgggGCGGAGGGAGCACATGATTGGATCCACTGGAATCTCGATgtattcaattttttttatgacaaCTATATGGCTTTACTCATTCATAAAAAAGAATACAATGGATCGAAACAATCGAAGCAAACATAAGCAACCAAGATTCTCGGTGAAACAAAGGCTCTTTGAAATCAACATCTCTAGATTCACTTTTCGCTTTTTGACTTTTCTCCACGCATCCGGTAACGAAATTGCAAAACACCATACTTGCACAAGTTGGACTAACCTcataggttttgaaaagccgcatgagccTCCCACTCCAAACAATTGAAACTTAATATCGTTGAACACTATGACCGGGGACACATCCCTTGCAAGACAAGCTGTGAAATTGCTGCTTCGTCGACGAATCGACAAAGATAAAAACCAAAAACCGTCAAAAGACAAACTATGATAAATATCGATTCCATAGAGTATAGCTGTGACGCCTGCACAAAGGTGAGGACGGAGCCACGACAATAATCTTCTAGACGATACCATCTTCACCGTCAAGAACACGCAAACCTAACAAAAGAACAGAAGATTAGATGTCAGACATTCATCTGTGTTCTCCCGTCTCTCAACGTCAAATCGGCTGTTAGAGATTAGGGGAACCACCGGAGCTACAAAATTTTCTTCTAGCGGCTACGGTTCCTGGCGGCTGCTCTCGTCGAACGAGAAAATCAACTCCTCCGATGTATTccatcttttttcttgtgtgGAACCGATGTATTCCATCTATGCAGCCCAACCTCGCAGCCCAGCCTCGCAGCCCAAGCAATGCAGCCCAACCTCCCGGCCCAATTGGTGCAGCCCACAGTCAAAAATGTATTTTCCTTAGCAAAATCACAGACATTGCTCAGACCAACTGGCTTGTGGGTGCAGCAGAGAGGTGGAGGTCGGGAGTCCGGTAGCACGCATATTTTTCATTCGCTGTTGTGGGTTTCAGTTAATTCGATTAACCAAAAACAGTTCGGTTTCTAACCGAATAAACCGAAAGTCAGACGGTTCCGACTTCCTAAAACCGAAAACCAGGAACCGAAATCTCGGTTTCGGTTTCTGCTATTTTTTTCGGTTTTCAGTTTTGCACACCCTGAGTTGGCCAATTGGAGGAGACCATCAAGCATCTCTGGTACTTCTTTTGCAGTTTGTGCTACAAAAGTCTCTTAACCATGTAAGAACTCGGGCGCCAAGAACTTGTGGACTGGTTGAGGTCGTCTGCCCTCTCCACCTGCAAGGGCATTGCTACCTTGATCATCCTAAGAGCAACTCTATCAGATCTCGTATATGCTACCGAACTAGTAAATAACCGTCAGTTTTCGGTTTTGGTG contains:
- the LOC100846575 gene encoding ruBisCO large subunit-binding protein subunit alpha, chloroplastic; the protein is MASANAISTASLLRSFSSQGRVRRSRNGRAQRLVVRADAKDIAFDQKSRAALQAGVEKLANAVGVTLGPRGRNVVLDEYGSPKVVNDGVTIARAIELANPMENAGAALIREVASKTNDSAGDGTTTACVLAREIIKLGILSVTSGANPVSLKKGIDKTVQGLIAELENKARPVKGSGDIKAVASISAGNDELIGSMIADAIDKVGPDGVLSIESSSSFETTVDVEEGMEIDRGYISPQFVTNLEKSVVEFENARVLITDQKITSIKEIIPLLEQTTQLRCPLFIIAEDITGEALATLVVNKLRGIINVAAIKAPSFGERRKAVLQDIAIVTGAEFLAKDLGLLVENATVDQLGTARKITIHQTTTTLIADAASKDEIQARVAQLKKELSETDSIYDSEKLAERIAKLSGGVAVIKVGAATETELEDRQLRIEDAKNATFAAIEEGIVPGGGAAYVHLSTFVPAIKETIEDHDERLGADIIQKALIAPASLIANNAGVEGEVVVEKIKDSEWEMGYNAMTDTYENLIEAGVIDPAKVTRCALQNAASVAGMVLTTQAIVVEKPKPKAKVAEPAEGQLAV